The sequence below is a genomic window from Candidatus Fusobacterium pullicola.
GGATTTTTTGATAAATTAAAAATGGTATTTAGTAAGTAGGTGATCAGGTGAGTATATTTAGTTTTTTTAACAAAGAGGAAAAATCTAAAGATGTTGCTAAAGATAGACTAAAACTTGTTCTTATCCATGATAGAGCAATGCTATCTTCTGGAATGTTAGAGCAGATGAGAGATGATATAATTGCTGTTATCTCTAAATATGTTGAAATTGATAAAGAAAGCTTAAATATAGAGATTGCTGAAAATCCAGACAATACTAGAAGAACTACTTTAGTAGCTAACATTCCTTTAAAACAAAAAAAATCATAAAAATAACGGTTTCATCTGATATACTCAGTGAGACCGTTATTTTTTTGAGTATTAAACTCCCCTGCCAAGGAATTATATTATATCTCTTTTCTTTTAAAGAGTAAAGACAAAGTTTCCATTTTTCATAATAATTGTTTCTCTACCTTCTGAGTCTATACCAACTATCTCCATATCCTCAGTACCTATCATAAAATCTTCATGAGTTAAAGAGTTATTCATTCCTCTTTCTTTTAACTCCTCTTCACTCTGTCCCTCACTATTTTCTAAACATACAGGATAAGCTCCTCCAAAAGCTAAATGGCAAGAAGCGTTTTCATCAAATAGTGTATTATAAAATACTCTCTCCGACTTTGAAATTGGAGAATCATATTCAACTAAAGCAACCTCTCCTAAATATTTTGAATTTTCATCCATAGATAGAAGTTTTCCCAGTATCTCTTCTCCAATCTCTGCTGAATAGTTAATAACCTCTCCATCTTTGAATGTTAAAGTAAATTTATCAATTACACTTCCACCAT
It includes:
- the minE gene encoding cell division topological specificity factor MinE — protein: MSIFSFFNKEEKSKDVAKDRLKLVLIHDRAMLSSGMLEQMRDDIIAVISKYVEIDKESLNIEIAENPDNTRRTTLVANIPLKQKKS